A region from the Aegilops tauschii subsp. strangulata cultivar AL8/78 chromosome 5, Aet v6.0, whole genome shotgun sequence genome encodes:
- the LOC109745723 gene encoding two-component response regulator ORR10, with product MAVAIAEAPFHVLAVDDSVLDRKLIERLLKTSSFQVTTVDSGTKALEFLGLHDEDASISSVHADQLDVEVNVNLIITDYCMPGMTGYDLLKKIKESSSFRDIPVVIMSSENIPSRINRCLEEGANEFFLKPVRLSDMSKLKPHIMKSRCKEHCHQDEDLLSNSETNPTNNSSSSSDTITISSSNPTDNSSGDTISSSNPTDNSSGDSSNIRKRKAADDEILTKTSRPNHNC from the exons ATGGCGGTGGCGATCGCGGAGGCTCCCTTCCATGTCTTGGCCGTGGATGACAGCGTCCTCGACAGGAAGCTCATCGAGAGGCTCCTCAAGACATCTTCTTTCCAAG TTACCACCGTGGATTCTGGGACCAAGGCTCTCGAGTTCTTGGGGCTCCATGACGAGGACGCCTCCATTTCTTCTGTCCATGCAGACCAGCTG GACGTCGAGGTGAACGTGAACCTCATCATCACTGACTACTGCATGCCTGGGATGACAGGGTATGATCTGCTCAAGAAGATCAAG GAGTCGTCGTCTTTCAGGGACATCCCGGTTGTGATCATGTCATCGGAGAACATACCTTCCAGAATCAACAG ATGCCTGGAGGAAGGAGCAAATGAGTTCTTCCTGAAACCAGTACGGCTATCAGACATGAGCAAGCTCAAGCCCCACATAATGAAAAGCAGATGCAAGGAGCACTGCCACCAGGACGAAGACCTGCTAAGCAACAGCGAGACCAACCCCAcaaacaacagcagcagcagcagcgataCCATTACCATCAGCAGCAGCAACCCCACGGACAACAGCAGCGGCGATACCATCAGCAGCAGCAACCCCACGGATAACAGCAGCGGTGATAGCAGCAACATCCGCAAAAGAAAGGCGGCAGATGACGAAATTCTAACCAAGACAAGCAGACCAAACCACAATTGTTAG
- the LOC109745722 gene encoding DNA-directed RNA polymerases IV and V subunit 5B produces the protein MEPSFDDVPEVVGWMSSMVDRGGRASQESHRLFLARRTALEMLRDRGYSVPESELARTLPEFRAWWAPEPEIERLTFSTFLASDHSDKVKILFCGPEPVRIATIQKIYDQIEGENFSRLILILQGKIMPRAKESVKEKFTFKVDIFQVNELLVNISTHALKPKHEVLTAEEKARLLKKYNVQDSQLPRMLETDPVARYYGLGKGTVLKVTYDSELTGNHVTYRCIF, from the exons ATGGAACCCTCGTTCGATGACGTCCCCGAGGTCGTCGGCTGGATGTCGTCGATGGTCGACCGCGGCGGCCGCGCGAGCCAGGAGAGCCACCGCCTGTTCCTGGCGCGGCGCACGGCGCTCGAGATGCTGCGGGACCGCGGGTACAGCGTGCCGGAGTCCGAGCTCGCCCGCACGCTCCCGGAGTTCCGCGCGTGGTGGGCACCGGAGCCCGAGATCGAGCGCCTCACCTTTTCCACCTTCCTCGCCTCCGACCACTCCGACAAG GTGAAAATTCTATTCTGCGGACCAGAACCTGTCAGAATCGCAACTATCCAGAAGATATATGACCAGATCGAAGGAGAGAACTTCTCCAGACTTATTTTGATATTGCAGGGAAAGATAATGCCTAGAGCTAAAGAGTCTGTTAAGGAGAAATTCACATTTAAAGTAGATATTTTTCAG GTCAATGAGTTACTGGTTAACATTAGTACGCATGCCCTGAAGCCAAAGCATGAAGTGTTGACTGCAGAAGAAAAGGCCAGGCTCCTGAAGAAGTACAATGTGCAGGATTCACAG CTCCCTCGCATGCTAGAGACCGATCCTGTTGCTCGCTACTATGGCCTCGGCAAGGGAACCGTGCTTAAAGTTACATATGACAGTGAGCTTACTGGGAACCATGTGACATACCGATGTATTTTCTGA